A genome region from Alicyclobacillus acidocaldarius subsp. acidocaldarius DSM 446 includes the following:
- a CDS encoding DUF669 domain-containing protein, whose amino-acid sequence MNLADLDTKYQNVEPAKVGYQPLPDGKYLCRLEKAEVKRNKGNDGIHLALVLAVDEGSHKGRRIFHNRPINDNEKTLAWLKRDLLAIGYTDYLSRLPEVLPQCLGRLVKVELKTVTIPTTGQKAQIAYLDPVKGR is encoded by the coding sequence ATGAATCTAGCCGATCTCGATACCAAGTATCAGAACGTCGAGCCCGCCAAGGTCGGCTATCAGCCGCTGCCAGACGGAAAGTACCTTTGCCGTCTGGAGAAGGCGGAGGTGAAGCGGAACAAGGGTAACGACGGTATCCACCTTGCGTTGGTGTTGGCAGTGGATGAGGGCTCGCACAAAGGCCGGCGCATCTTCCACAATCGCCCCATCAACGACAACGAGAAGACGTTGGCGTGGCTCAAGCGGGATCTCCTTGCGATCGGATACACCGACTACCTGTCTCGATTGCCGGAGGTTCTGCCACAATGCCTCGGACGCCTGGTGAAGGTGGAACTGAAGACAGTGACGATCCCGACCACCGGGCAGAAGGCACAGATCGCGTATCTCGATCCTGTCAAGGGGCGCTGA
- a CDS encoding IS1634 family transposase, which translates to MREAFQLFGPVRSYVMGPAPVLARLIDELKWVEIIDEFVPRPDSKLSVGLRTKALLVNIGTNREALYRVEEFYAQRDVEVLLGSGVSADDLHDDALARALDALYDAGLEALYARIALHTLRRLRVLSDSNELIPIHADTTSLSMTGEYLDQTAFRIDRGFSKDHRPDLKQIVFGLCTVHGLGLCANVNPGNLDDHTWNFENIQQLLSQLDEETRKRSVYVADAALVTKDNLELLAEEDFHFISRLPGTYKLSEDLKRAAWEKENSWKEVGRLAEAEDSAHYRIQAFRRTLYGRTYRFVVVRSSSLDTRKERKLKEVLKREKAALEKAAKAMSQNVYSCEQDAQMAMQTFMHEHRATLHPISARICAEQVQAKRARRGRPRKDDPPPPVHTQYRVEVAILPPSEERVQQWREKEATFVLITDIRDDQRVSDEQILRLYKEQHEVEARFRYLKSPYHVGPIYLHKPTRVKAFGFVMLLSLLLYSVLEYLIREKMKRETEPLMLPGNRKSFRPTGLAILEMLDGVTTVHMQVGDTWQRVPATPHNPQIMRVLKLLNMDLSIYTEAQKTA; encoded by the coding sequence GTGCGGGAGGCTTTCCAGTTGTTCGGTCCAGTTCGCTCGTATGTCATGGGGCCTGCGCCCGTTTTAGCCAGACTGATCGACGAGTTGAAGTGGGTAGAGATTATCGACGAGTTCGTGCCACGTCCGGATAGCAAACTGTCCGTCGGGCTGCGTACCAAGGCGTTGCTGGTTAATATCGGCACGAATCGCGAAGCCCTCTACCGGGTGGAGGAGTTCTACGCGCAACGGGATGTGGAAGTCCTGCTTGGAAGCGGCGTCTCCGCAGACGATCTCCATGATGACGCTTTGGCCCGGGCTCTGGATGCCTTGTACGACGCAGGTCTCGAGGCATTATACGCGCGTATCGCCCTCCACACGCTACGCAGACTCCGGGTGCTCAGCGATTCCAACGAACTCATCCCCATCCATGCGGATACCACGTCGCTCTCTATGACAGGCGAGTACCTGGACCAAACAGCGTTTCGCATTGACCGGGGATTCTCCAAGGACCACCGGCCTGATCTCAAGCAAATTGTGTTTGGACTTTGCACCGTCCATGGTCTGGGGCTATGCGCGAACGTCAACCCTGGGAACTTGGACGATCACACATGGAATTTCGAGAACATCCAGCAACTCCTGAGCCAGCTCGATGAGGAGACGCGAAAGAGAAGCGTCTACGTCGCGGACGCGGCGTTGGTGACGAAGGACAACCTTGAGCTTTTGGCGGAGGAAGACTTCCATTTCATCTCACGACTGCCGGGGACGTATAAGCTGTCCGAGGACCTGAAGAGAGCGGCATGGGAGAAAGAAAACAGCTGGAAAGAAGTCGGTCGGCTCGCTGAGGCGGAAGACAGCGCCCATTACAGGATCCAGGCCTTCCGTCGCACGCTGTACGGGCGAACGTATCGATTCGTCGTGGTGCGCTCCTCCAGCCTGGATACCCGGAAGGAGCGTAAGCTCAAAGAGGTGCTCAAGCGTGAGAAGGCTGCGCTGGAGAAAGCGGCCAAGGCGATGAGCCAAAACGTCTACAGTTGTGAACAAGATGCGCAGATGGCCATGCAGACCTTCATGCACGAACACCGTGCCACTTTGCATCCCATCTCCGCCCGCATATGTGCCGAGCAGGTGCAGGCAAAACGCGCGCGCCGCGGTCGCCCGCGCAAAGATGACCCGCCACCGCCGGTGCATACACAGTACCGTGTGGAAGTGGCGATCTTACCGCCTTCTGAGGAGCGGGTTCAGCAGTGGCGAGAGAAGGAAGCGACGTTTGTGCTCATCACCGACATCCGCGATGATCAGCGTGTGTCAGATGAACAGATCCTCCGCCTGTATAAGGAACAACACGAGGTGGAGGCGCGTTTTCGGTATCTGAAAAGCCCGTATCACGTGGGTCCCATCTACCTGCATAAGCCGACACGGGTGAAAGCGTTCGGTTTCGTCATGCTGTTATCCCTGCTCTTGTATAGCGTATTGGAATATCTCATCCGAGAGAAGATGAAGCGGGAAACGGAACCGCTCATGCTGCCAGGCAATCGAAAGAGTTTTCGTCCAACAGGGTTGGCCATCCTCGAGATGCTGGATGGAGTGACGACCGTGCACATGCAGGTCGGCGACACGTGGCAGCGAGTACCTGCAACGCCTCATAATCCTCAGATCATGAGGGTTCTTAAGCTGCTGAACATGGACCTGAGCATCTACACGGAAGCGCAAAAAACGGCTTGA
- a CDS encoding RusA family crossover junction endodeoxyribonuclease, translated as MQRLILPLPPSVNHAYRTYVHPQTGQRIRVLTSKAQKFRRDAAYLALRWRQETGWTMPQPGTKVVLRLWYFWPSRRRMDTHNREKVLLDALEGVLYPEDRWVLIQEMDFEVDRKRPRLEIEVLLHRDLCAT; from the coding sequence ATGCAACGTCTGATCTTGCCGCTCCCGCCTTCCGTCAACCACGCCTATCGGACCTATGTCCATCCGCAAACGGGACAGCGAATACGGGTCCTCACGTCAAAGGCGCAGAAGTTCCGGCGGGATGCGGCGTACCTGGCACTCCGATGGCGACAGGAGACAGGGTGGACGATGCCCCAACCAGGCACCAAGGTGGTGCTGAGGCTCTGGTACTTCTGGCCGTCGCGCCGTCGAATGGATACACACAACCGAGAGAAAGTGCTGTTGGACGCGCTCGAAGGCGTACTCTATCCCGAGGACCGATGGGTGCTGATTCAGGAAATGGACTTTGAAGTGGATCGGAAACGTCCTCGGCTCGAGATCGAGGTGCTTCTTCATCGAGACCTTTGTGCAACGTAA
- the iscB gene encoding RNA-guided endonuclease IscB, whose product MRQNRVLVLDTHRRPLMPCHPARARQLLKAGRASVFRRYPFTIILHDRNGGDVQPMQLKLAPGSKTTGVALVADFQRGKTVVWAAEIQHRGDQIRQALLRRRMLRRGRRYRKTRYRKPRFDNRRRLEGWLPPSLMSRVHNIETWVARLRRWAPITHLSMQLVSFDTQKLQYPEISGEEYQQGTLYGYEVREYLLEKWGRKCAYCGAENVPLEIDHVIPRSRGGSDRVSNLVLACHRCNQAKANRPVEEFLAHDQERLHRIQAQLKLSLRDAAAMNATRWAVFRRLKDTGLPVEAGSGGRTKYNRFSQGYPKAKWIDAACVGESGQCVRLDTQMQVLTIVAKGHGKRQRCITDKYGFPRSHAPSSRSYMGFRTGDLVQAHVPRGKYAGTHVGRIVIRHRPSFQLNGFNVHPKYLKVLQRGDGYGYAME is encoded by the coding sequence ATGCGGCAAAACCGCGTACTGGTTCTGGACACGCATCGACGACCGCTTATGCCGTGCCATCCGGCGCGCGCGAGGCAACTGCTGAAAGCTGGCCGGGCGTCGGTGTTTCGGCGGTATCCGTTCACGATCATCTTGCATGACCGTAACGGTGGTGACGTTCAACCCATGCAACTCAAACTTGCACCTGGTTCAAAGACCACAGGCGTGGCGCTTGTTGCAGACTTTCAACGCGGGAAGACGGTTGTGTGGGCTGCTGAGATCCAGCATCGCGGCGATCAGATCCGACAGGCGCTGTTGAGAAGGCGAATGTTGCGTCGAGGTCGCCGATATCGAAAGACCCGTTATCGCAAGCCGCGCTTTGACAATCGTCGACGGCTCGAAGGTTGGCTCCCGCCGAGCCTAATGAGCCGGGTGCACAACATCGAGACGTGGGTCGCTCGCCTGCGGCGTTGGGCACCGATCACACATCTCTCGATGCAATTGGTGAGTTTCGACACGCAGAAGCTCCAGTACCCGGAGATCAGCGGCGAGGAGTATCAGCAAGGCACACTTTACGGGTACGAAGTTCGGGAGTACCTGCTGGAGAAGTGGGGCCGAAAGTGCGCGTACTGCGGTGCCGAGAATGTACCGCTAGAGATCGACCACGTGATTCCGCGTTCTCGCGGTGGATCTGATCGCGTATCGAATCTGGTGCTTGCCTGCCACCGATGCAATCAAGCAAAGGCTAATCGACCGGTGGAGGAGTTCCTGGCGCATGACCAAGAACGTCTGCATCGGATTCAAGCGCAGTTGAAACTTTCGCTTCGTGACGCCGCGGCGATGAACGCTACGCGATGGGCGGTGTTCCGTCGACTGAAGGACACAGGATTGCCTGTTGAAGCCGGAAGCGGCGGTCGGACGAAATACAACCGATTCTCGCAAGGCTATCCGAAGGCGAAGTGGATTGACGCGGCTTGTGTCGGTGAGTCTGGGCAGTGCGTCCGTCTGGACACACAGATGCAAGTTCTCACGATTGTGGCAAAGGGGCATGGGAAGCGACAACGCTGCATCACAGACAAATACGGTTTCCCGAGAAGCCACGCACCGTCTTCGAGATCGTACATGGGTTTCCGCACAGGCGATCTGGTACAGGCGCATGTCCCGCGAGGGAAGTACGCCGGGACACATGTTGGGCGCATTGTGATCCGGCATCGGCCAAGTTTTCAACTCAACGGATTTAATGTGCATCCCAAATATTTGAAGGTTTTGCAGCGAGGCGACGGATATGGGTACGCGATGGAATGA
- a CDS encoding putative quorum-sensing-regulated virulence factor, translating to MRLQEARFVVVDTETTGLPPEGRVVELALVEVGLECEPQIVYSALVDPGCPIPPEASAVHHITDRDVAGKPRLSQVWPKVLGYIGDAILVAHNAEFDRGMLPETGRPWICSKRLAQHLWRDAPKHSNQVLRYWLGIDVEVGQPHRALGDAIVTAHVFQRELRAYLEAGYPDDVDELIAFAESPIEVQTMPFGKHKGMPLKEVPLDYLDWALRNLQDLSPDLRWSMQRVLEQGLRWPGRAI from the coding sequence TTGAGATTACAGGAAGCGCGATTCGTGGTGGTAGACACGGAAACGACAGGGTTGCCGCCGGAGGGTCGCGTCGTCGAGCTCGCACTGGTTGAGGTCGGTCTTGAATGTGAGCCACAGATCGTGTACTCGGCGCTGGTCGATCCGGGCTGTCCGATCCCGCCGGAGGCCTCCGCGGTGCATCACATTACCGACCGCGACGTCGCAGGCAAGCCGCGGCTGTCTCAGGTATGGCCGAAGGTGCTCGGATACATCGGCGACGCGATTCTGGTCGCGCACAACGCCGAGTTCGACCGCGGGATGCTGCCGGAGACGGGTCGACCGTGGATTTGCTCAAAGCGCCTGGCGCAGCACTTGTGGCGTGACGCGCCGAAGCATTCGAATCAGGTGCTCCGCTACTGGCTCGGGATCGACGTCGAGGTGGGACAACCCCACCGTGCGCTGGGCGACGCGATTGTGACGGCGCACGTGTTCCAGCGGGAGCTCCGTGCGTATCTGGAGGCGGGGTATCCCGACGATGTGGACGAGCTAATCGCCTTTGCGGAGTCGCCGATTGAGGTGCAGACGATGCCGTTCGGCAAGCACAAGGGCATGCCGCTGAAGGAAGTGCCGCTGGACTATCTGGACTGGGCGCTGAGGAACTTGCAGGATCTTTCGCCGGATCTGAGGTGGAGCATGCAGCGGGTGCTGGAACAGGGGCTTCGATGGCCGGGAAGAGCAATTTAG